Genomic segment of Tindallia californiensis:
ACAGGCCTACGACACCTGCGAGAATAAATCGAACTAACAGCATAGAATCCGTGCCCATTAGCCTCATGACTTCACGCAGATACATAAAAGAAAACATCAACATAATGCCAGGAAGAATCAGTTCTCCTTTGGACTTAATATAGATATAGTACTTCCCTATTTTCATATGTGCCTCCTTTTTCCCGGTAAACTATCGAAGAACGTCACCAACACAATTTTCGACTTCTAATTGTTTTTCTATGGTGACGTTCTTCTTTCTACAAAGGGGGATAATTTATTCAATCATTTTTATTGCTTATCTAATATAAATGCTCAAACTGAGACAATGTTCGATGAGTCGATTCGGCTATTCTATTAGCCTCCTCCGGGCCAATCCATTGAGAAATAGGCATTTGACCATTATCTACCATTTCCTGAATATGATCTTCATGATTGAAAGCCGCTTCATAAGCTGTTAATAGTATTTCATATCGATCCGGATGAGTCTCTTTAAAGGTTGTTGTAACAGCAATTCCTCTGCAGGATGCCAGACCCATAGCTGTTTCAATGATTTCTTCGTCATCAAAAATTTCATCAAAGCTTGGTGCATCTGGCCAGATAGAACTTCTTTCATTCCATCCAACTCCAAGGGATTTTGACTGATCAATCAGTTGAGCGCTTGGTGCTACATTAGTAAAGGCAACGTCAACATGTCCTCCCAGAAATGCGGTTCTAACATCTCCGCCGCCATCATAAGGCACCATGATTGGCTCAATTCCCAGTTTGTCAATGAGGTATTCCATAAATATATGACCTCCACCCATTTGAGCAACACCAATGGATACTTCACCTGGATTTTCTGCAATATAGTCAATTAATTCTGCCAAGTCATCCCAAGGTGCATCTTCCGCAACATTGACCGCTACAGGATCAATATGATGGAAGTTTAACCAATGGATATCATCGATGGCGTATTCAGCACCCTGCCCAATAATGGTGTTGCTGGCATGAGGTTGAGTGGCAAAAAGAACAGAGTATCCTTCATCGCCATCTCCTGATCGCAATAAATGAGTGATTCCAATTTGTGTCCCAGCGCCTTCTCTATTTTCAACCAGCACGTTAACGCCCAGTTCATCCGCTAAAAATGGTGCAACTACCCTTGCTGCCAAGTCTGTTCCGCCACCCGCTGAAAAAGGTACCGCCAGTTCAATGTTTCTTGTTGGATATCCGTTTCCTCCGGATGCTTCCTGCCCATTCTCTGTTTGTGAACCTGCATCTACAGCTTCCTCTTGTGATCCACAACCAGTAAAAGTCATACTAACTATTAAAACAGCCACCAGAATCATTATCCTACTCCACTTTTTCGTCTTAAACATTGTAACCCTCCTCATTAATTTTTCTTCATTAGTTTTATTGATTCTTTTATCTAATGCCCGGCTTCTTCCTCGCTCCTTATCCCCTCCTCTTCCTATCTTCAAATCAACTTGTACATAGTTTCTTTAGTTTATTTGATTTTTTTGTTTCACATAGTTTAAACGTCCACCGGCAATTAAAAGTTCTGCTTCCCTATCCGATATGTCCAGCACAGTTTCAATGATAAGGTTTTGAGTGTTGTTACGGATGCTTATTTTTTTATTTTTAATTTGATTAATTATTTGCACCACTTCCAGCTCATCATCCCTGGCAATATATTCATAGTCTTTCTTGTCCCGGAATATCAGGGGCAGAATGCCAAAGTTGATTAAATTAGCTTTATGAATTCTTGCAATAGACTTAGCAAGGATTGCTTTTACACCAAGATACATAGGGGCAATAGCCGCATGTTCTCTACTGGATCCTTGTCCATAGTTTTCTCCCCCTACAATAATGCTTTTCTTGTATTGTTGGGTTCTTTCCACAAAATTCGGATCAATTCTGCCAAAAGTGATCTTCGATATCTCTGGCACATTAGATCTAAGAGATGAAAAGATTGAACCAGCCGGAATAATGTCATCGGTTGTCATATTGTCTCCTAATTTTGATACCACATGAGCTTTCAGGGTTTCTGTTATCCCTTCGTTAATAGGCAATGGTTTTATATTAGGACCTCTTAATATCTCAACTTCATCTGTGTGCTTATTTTTAGGTTTTATTACCTGACTATCATCTACCAGGTATTTTGTCGGCTCCACAAAGGCTGCCAGTTCTCTGCTGTTAAATACTCTTCTCGGATCTTCAATATACCCCGTTAATGCCGCAGCTGCTGCCACTTCCGGACTTGCCAAATATACATGAGCATCCATTGTGCCACTTCTGCCTTTGAAATTTCGGTTGGATGTCCTTACAGAAACACCACCACTGTTTGGGGCTTGTCCTATGCCAACACAGGCACCACAGCCAGGTTCCATAATTCTCGCTCCTGATGTTACTAAGCTTTGAATCACACCGTCACGGATCAACTCCTGAAATGTTTGGCGAGTACCGGCTGATAGAATAAAACTAACATCAGGATGTACTGTTTTATCCCTAAGCATAACCGCCGCTTTTTTAATATCTGAGTAGGAGGCATTTGTACAGCTCCCTATATATACCTGATCCACTTTCACATGAGAACACTCTTTTACAGGAACTACATTGTCCGGCATGTCCGGCTTTGCAATCATTGGTTCCAGTTCATTCAGGTCAATCTCTATCACTTCATCATAGACCGCATTCTCATCCGGCAGGATTTCTGTCCAGTCTTCTTCTCTTCCTTGTGCTTTCAAAAATTTTCTTGTCATTTCATCACTTGGGAAAATGGATGTTGTTGCTCCCAGTTCAGCTCCCATGTTCGTAATCGTTGCCCGGTCCGGAACCCTTAACGACTTAATACCCTCGCCAGTATATTCCATTATTTTGCCCAAGCCGCCTTTCACAGACAGACGCCTCAAAAGCTCAAGAATAATATCTTTAGGCGCAACGCCCGGTTTCAACTCACCCGTTAGAACTACATTTGTGATGAAGGGCATTGTAAGGTGAAAAGCTTCGCCAGCCATAGCCATCGCCACATCCATCCCACCAGCACCAATCGCAAGAACTCCAAGTCCTCCTGTGGTTGTCGTATGGCTATCAGATCCTATCAGGGTTTTTCCAGGTACTGCATACCGTTGGTAATGAACGGAGTGGCATATTCCATTTCCTGCTTTTGAATAATGAACACCAAATTTTTCTGCTGTAGATTTCAAAAATAAATGGTCATCCATGTTTTTATAGTCCACCTGAAGTAAATTATGATCGACATAGCTTATCGAAAATTCAGTCTTCACTTTTGGTATCTTCATCGATTCAAAGGCAAGGTATGCCAGTGTTCCTGTCACGTCGTGAGTGAGGGTCTGATCCATTTTAATGCCTATCTCGCTGCCTTTTGTCATTTTTCCATCCACTAGGTGAGTTTTAATTATTTTTTCTGCAACCGTCTTTCCCATAAAAACCACTCCTCATTGAGTAACCAAAGTATCTTACTGCAGAATACCTTTATTCCCTCATATTCACGCAAGGTTTGTCTTTTTTTCCCAGTTCATCTATACCGATTCATCTTCGTATCCCAATTGCTTCATTTTTTCCGAAATATTGTCAGATATATATTTTCCTTTTATAATTTCCTGACGTATTTTTTCTACCATTTCCTGCTTTTTCTTAGCGTTTTCAAGAATTTTATCAACATCATCTGCCGGCAATATTACCACGCCATTTTCGTCACCAACAACAATATCACCTGGATGAACATTCATACCTCCACATACAATAGGGATATTTATTTCACCCGGACTGTTTTTTGTGCTGGAACTACAAACTATATTTTTGCAATAAATCTGAACACCTATTTCCCTACAAGCACTGACATCTCTTATGGAGCCGTCAATAATAATTCCTTCAATGTTTTTTTGCTTTGCTATCAGGCTTTTCAAGTCGCCCCATACCGCATTCATATCAGTTCCAAAAGCATCAATCACAATGATATCTCCCGCCTGAGCAATATCGATGGCTTTAGAAACTAACAAGCTGTCTCCTAGGGTTAGCTTAAGCGTAATCGCAGGTCCAACAATACTTTTTTCCTGGATCACAGGCTTGAGGTCACTCGATAAAGCTATTCGACTGCCTGCTCCATCCGCCAGCAAAGTGGTATCATACTGCTTAATCTTTTCTATTGTGTTCTGATCTAATCGATTGATTTTTGTTCTCACACGATATCCGATTCTATCCTTGCTCACTTTTTTCACCCCTTGTAGGATTCTAAGGTGTCCCCTTCTTCTAATGAATCATGCTTCCAGGCCTTGGTAGATATCCTCGTTGATCGCTTTCTGGATCATCATTTTTCAGTTTCAGTTCAGTATACTGTATACAATCCACAGCAAAGATTGATGGTTTTTCACCACCCGCCTTCCTTTATCTACTCTAAGACCACATCTAAGTATGCTTTTTGAGCGTTGTTCAAATGATTTATCACAGCATTTCTAGCTTCTTCTTTATCTTTTTTTGAGATTGCTTCGATGATTTCATCATGCTCTTCAATAGCTTCTTTTCTTCTATTGATTTGACCTCTATTCGCTAATCGAAATCTTTCTAAATAATCTAAGTGTATGTCTATAAGCCGTATCAATCTTGGTTTTCTACTGGTTTCTATCAGCAGTTGATTAAATTCTTTCAACACTTTATTAAACAATTCTGTTTCTCCTGCTTCTGCATGCTTTTTAGATCTATTGGATAACTCTCTGAGGTTCTCTAATTCCTCCGACGTAATATTATCTACGGAATACTCAACCGCCAACACTTCTATGGCCTTTCTTATGGAGTAAATCTCAATGATATCTTCTCTACTGATTCCCTTTACAATAGCTCCTCTTCGAGGTTTATACTCCAGTAATCCCTCCGCTTCTAATTTCTTTATCGCTTCTCTTACCGGCGTTCTGCTGACATTCATTTCTTCAGCAATATTACTCTCTATCAATCGATCTCCATTCTTAAGATCCTGACTGAAGATCATATTTCTTAAATTACTATAAACGATATCGCTTACGGACTGTATATTTTCTACTTTGTAAGTTGTATTCATCATTAACACCTCTATTTTGAATGATAATATCTTAACATTGTTACCTTCATTTTATGCAAACGGTTTCTTGTTTATTGTATACAGTATACTTCCTTCTGCTAGATCTTGTCAATAAAATTTCGAAATTAACAAAAAATTTATCCGGATAATCCTTTTCAACCGCCGTTGCTATTTTCTTTCGTCTATTTTATAATGTATTCTGTATATTGTATACAGAAAATCCTTTCTATTTCCTCGGTGTCGTTTCACTTTCTAATATTCCGAAAATTTTGTATGTATAATATCCGAAGGTTCTTTGCTTTTTTTACCTTTTTACTTTTACAAGTAGGAAAAAACACATTCTTTTAGGAGGGAACTACCATGTTGAAAAAATGGCTGTCTTCAAAAGCAGCAACCCCAAAGATTATTCTAGGTGCTTTGCTTTTTTCTGTCCCCATTATTGTGCTTCCATATGATAAGAACCTGTTATTATATGGTCTTTATTCCTGGTTGCTTATTGGCATCTATTTTTTTATCTCTTCTAGATTAGTCAAGGATGATGAGAAAATCTTAACCTATCTCACGGATGTTGCTGCCGGAAATTTGGTTGTATCTTCCGAACTTGGTAAACAGACAACATCGATTATCTTCTCTTACTCAGAAAAAATCAGTCACATAGCTCATAGCCTTTCAAAAGGATCAGATCTATCCACAAAAGATGCCTATGATTATGAAGGATTTCTTCGTAATCATAAAGGAATTAAGCGAATTTTTATTACCGACGAAACAGGTCAGCAAATCTATAACTCGGCGGTAACGGATCCAAAAAAACTACTTTTTAACGGAGATCGGTCATACTTCAAAAACGCTGAGAAGACTGGAAAACCACAAGTATCCAATTG
This window contains:
- a CDS encoding tripartite tricarboxylate transporter substrate binding protein; protein product: MFKTKKWSRIMILVAVLIVSMTFTGCGSQEEAVDAGSQTENGQEASGGNGYPTRNIELAVPFSAGGGTDLAARVVAPFLADELGVNVLVENREGAGTQIGITHLLRSGDGDEGYSVLFATQPHASNTIIGQGAEYAIDDIHWLNFHHIDPVAVNVAEDAPWDDLAELIDYIAENPGEVSIGVAQMGGGHIFMEYLIDKLGIEPIMVPYDGGGDVRTAFLGGHVDVAFTNVAPSAQLIDQSKSLGVGWNERSSIWPDAPSFDEIFDDEEIIETAMGLASCRGIAVTTTFKETHPDRYEILLTAYEAAFNHEDHIQEMVDNGQMPISQWIGPEEANRIAESTHRTLSQFEHLY
- a CDS encoding aconitate hydratase, which codes for MGKTVAEKIIKTHLVDGKMTKGSEIGIKMDQTLTHDVTGTLAYLAFESMKIPKVKTEFSISYVDHNLLQVDYKNMDDHLFLKSTAEKFGVHYSKAGNGICHSVHYQRYAVPGKTLIGSDSHTTTTGGLGVLAIGAGGMDVAMAMAGEAFHLTMPFITNVVLTGELKPGVAPKDIILELLRRLSVKGGLGKIMEYTGEGIKSLRVPDRATITNMGAELGATTSIFPSDEMTRKFLKAQGREEDWTEILPDENAVYDEVIEIDLNELEPMIAKPDMPDNVVPVKECSHVKVDQVYIGSCTNASYSDIKKAAVMLRDKTVHPDVSFILSAGTRQTFQELIRDGVIQSLVTSGARIMEPGCGACVGIGQAPNSGGVSVRTSNRNFKGRSGTMDAHVYLASPEVAAAAALTGYIEDPRRVFNSRELAAFVEPTKYLVDDSQVIKPKNKHTDEVEILRGPNIKPLPINEGITETLKAHVVSKLGDNMTTDDIIPAGSIFSSLRSNVPEISKITFGRIDPNFVERTQQYKKSIIVGGENYGQGSSREHAAIAPMYLGVKAILAKSIARIHKANLINFGILPLIFRDKKDYEYIARDDELEVVQIINQIKNKKISIRNNTQNLIIETVLDISDREAELLIAGGRLNYVKQKNQIN
- a CDS encoding RraA family protein produces the protein MSKDRIGYRVRTKINRLDQNTIEKIKQYDTTLLADGAGSRIALSSDLKPVIQEKSIVGPAITLKLTLGDSLLVSKAIDIAQAGDIIVIDAFGTDMNAVWGDLKSLIAKQKNIEGIIIDGSIRDVSACREIGVQIYCKNIVCSSSTKNSPGEINIPIVCGGMNVHPGDIVVGDENGVVILPADDVDKILENAKKKQEMVEKIRQEIIKGKYISDNISEKMKQLGYEDESV
- a CDS encoding GntR family transcriptional regulator; its protein translation is MNTTYKVENIQSVSDIVYSNLRNMIFSQDLKNGDRLIESNIAEEMNVSRTPVREAIKKLEAEGLLEYKPRRGAIVKGISREDIIEIYSIRKAIEVLAVEYSVDNITSEELENLRELSNRSKKHAEAGETELFNKVLKEFNQLLIETSRKPRLIRLIDIHLDYLERFRLANRGQINRRKEAIEEHDEIIEAISKKDKEEARNAVINHLNNAQKAYLDVVLE